TAACTAAAAACAACAACAAGCACTTATTCTCAATAATCAGAATACAGCCATAACTCAACCAATTCAACATAATCTCATAAAATCAGAATTTTCAATAATTCCATCAAAATCAGAAAACCACTATCTGTCACAGCCTCAAACCAAAATTGATCTTAACAGTTAATCACTCACAACAACAAAACCAGTCATAATCACAGCCATAACCCAAAGTCAATTCATCAATTATCAAAACAACAGTTCTTCAATAATTAACTtatcatattttaatttaataaacaATATCAAATTAATCACCATTTACAGCCACAATTCAACCAATTTAATAATTAACACAAAATTAATCGCAATTTCATCACATTCAATTATATTCACAATCACCCACAATCTCaatgttttcaattttcatCAATTAATCAAACAAGacatttataaaattatttgcAGTTAGTAACTAAACTTCAATGGCATTCATAATTTAAAgcgattaattttaaaataaatctcCTACCTCAAGTATTGAAATTGCAGAGTTTAAACGCGACAACCCAGTATTCCGAATCCACCACCAGCAGCGACAGGTTTGGCATCTCCGATCGACGGCAGCGGTGCTCTGTCAGATTCCAGAAACCAGAAGCAGAGGCGGAACATCGTCTTCTTCCCTTGATTCTCACGACGCTACTCTTCTCTATACACACAGTAGCAGCGGCTTCCTCTGCTGGCAGCTCGGACGGTGGACTCCACCCACGGCGTCGGCGATGTTCTCCTCCACAAACCCTGGCAACAGCGGCGATGGAAAGGCAGCGCTGCTTCCTCTTCTTAGCACACAGCGGTAAGGTTCCCTTCATTGATGGATTGGACGGCGGCAACAACGCACGGCGACGGCAACCACCACGACGACGTTCACGGCACGACAACGGCGGGAACGGTCCCCCTCCCTCTCTCGTCGCGTTCTGTCTCTTCTCTCTGCGATAAGCCCACACACCACGACGATGACGGCGACGCTCCTCGCGACTCCATGGACGGCGATGGGCTTGAACGGTGGCGCAGGTAGGACACAGCGGCGGTGGCTCAGTAGCGACTTCGCGGGCTTCCTCTCTCTTCGCGAACGGCGGTAACAACAACGTGGAGCTTCGACGGTGAGGCGTGGCGGCGGCAGCTCTTCCCTCCAGTTCAACGACGACGCGACGGCAGCTCAATCCCTACCGGCGATGCGCCTCCCTCTCGGTCTCATTCTCTCTGTTTCTCGTTTCGTGTATGCTGCTGGGTTTGGGGAAGGGGTTTCGGTGGCTTGGTTAAGGGTTTCAGGGTTAGGGTTCCAAATTTTGTGAGTTTGATTTGGGAATTGGGGTTAGAAattaagaattttataaaaaaaaaataaagataaatattagtagatattttaataaaataattaattataataaaaattgtatataaat
The Arachis stenosperma cultivar V10309 chromosome 7, arast.V10309.gnm1.PFL2, whole genome shotgun sequence genome window above contains:
- the LOC130941217 gene encoding uncharacterized protein LOC130941217, with product MEYGSRKLVVATIRSYIISRGVDYVVYESEPWTFYAKCKSYRRGCDWLVRANLIQKKACWEIQRYNGRHTCSMRTISQDHSKLDSNTIAEPMKSLVEFDPSIKVKSIIAKVQGLSCRRVVVELEGRAAAATPHRRSSTLLLPPFAKREEAREVATEPPPLCPTCATVQAHRRPWSREERRRHRRGVWAYRREKRQNATREGGGPFPPLSCRERRRGGCRRRALLPPSNPSMKGTLPLCAKKRKQRCLSIAAVARVCGGEHRRRRGWSPPSELPAEEAAATVCIEKSSVVRIKGRRRCSASASGFWNLTEHRCRRSEMPNLSLLVVDSEYWVVAFKLCNFNT